ACACCGTGGCGATCAGAGCCGCGGGATTGAATCCGCCGCGATACCAGTAAGGGCCTGTCCGGGCGTAAAGACCGGCCAGGTCGAGGCGCGTGCGGCGGACCACAAAATAATCGGCAATTAGAATTCCGCCGACCGCACCTAGCAAGGCCGAATATGCGACCAGCCAGCGAAAAATGTAGCCGCTAGGGTCGGCAATCAGCTTCCAAGGTTGAATCAGCACTCCGATCACGCCCGTGATCAATCCGCCCGCGCGAAACCCGATGCGTCGCGGCCAAAGATGCGCAAAATCATTCGCCGGGCTCACCACGTTGGCAGCGATATTGGTCGCTAGCGTTGCTAAGCAAAGCGACGCCAGCGCCACGATCAGCACCACAGGGTTCTGGAACTGCGAGAGCAAAAACACAGGATCCCACAGTTGGCGCTGCTCTTCGACCGGCATGTCGGCATAAATGACGAAGGCCGCCGACGTCACCGCCACGCCAATGAATGAAAACAGTCCCATGGTGGTCGGCAGGCCGAGGGCCTGACCGAGAATCTGATCGCGCTGCGAGTAGGCATAGCGGCTGAAGTCCGGAATATTCAACGATAACGTGGCCCAATAGCCCACGTTCGCCGTTAGTGCCGGAAAGAAAAACATCCAGAATTGCCCCGCCTTGGGGCCGCCGGGTGAAAATGCGGACGGCTGCGAAAACATCGTTCCGAAACCGCCGGCGCGATGATAAGCCCAGGTTAGCAGCGCCAATCCTAGCACGATCAGGAGGGGGGCCTTGATATTGAGCAAAACGCGAATCGACTCGATTCCCCGATAGACAACGATCATGTTGATCGTCCAGAAAAGCAGGAAGCATCCCAGCT
The DNA window shown above is from Pirellulales bacterium and carries:
- a CDS encoding NCS1 family nucleobase:cation symporter-1; amino-acid sequence: MTPSFARGPSAAQAGDFELPPDLSNSPYYSRDMAPVSRAERRWGLKDIAVLWVSMSACIPTYMLASSLIDEGMSWWQAVLTIFLGNVIVLLPMVLNAHAGTKYGIPFPVYCRASYGILGANVPALLRALVACGWFGIQTWIGGWAIYTILSIFLPAWDRAELIAGLGVSGPQLGCFLLFWTINMIVVYRGIESIRVLLNIKAPLLIVLGLALLTWAYHRAGGFGTMFSQPSAFSPGGPKAGQFWMFFFPALTANVGYWATLSLNIPDFSRYAYSQRDQILGQALGLPTTMGLFSFIGVAVTSAAFVIYADMPVEEQRQLWDPVFLLSQFQNPVVLIVALASLCLATLATNIAANVVSPANDFAHLWPRRIGFRAGGLITGVIGVLIQPWKLIADPSGYIFRWLVAYSALLGAVGGILIADYFVVRRTRLDLAGLYARTGPYWYRGGFNPAALIATVLGIAPCVPGFLATVGAAEFAPIWTALYHYAWFISFGISLLSYLVLTKWSKR